A single window of Paenibacillus sp. SYP-B4298 DNA harbors:
- a CDS encoding lipopolysaccharide biosynthesis protein: MGSGIVRKSFVYFIGNLSSKFISVLLIPIYAFSVTAEELGRFDYSLTLANLVTPFMFFAIWEAILKFILSKENDRERIIYLSTSLCFSLVVSGLILLGLMLLFFLDARDFKEISYIALIIISTGLAQIWQYYARSMSRDLVYVYSGVISAIINLTLTLILLIGLHWGVDALYISFIVSQLSIMIIIEFKMGTLIKLKREYIKITELKKMLVYSIPMMLNLSVMWFFLGFGKYIIVNNISPSVNGLYAFANRLAFMIGVVGSVINMAVIENAITSVNDKKFGENFSKTIGNLFALFQSAILFFLPISYLFYYFIRNTPYFDSFEYIPWLLIYIITMTMSSNIGSALQAVNKTKYIFTTTIAGAIVTILISYLCINFLGIYAILIGQLLGAFTMMISRYFLVKKFLMFQVKWLPVNLLFCLFVFNSFVFINLSFLYTFFISLFSLIFLVIYNKRHIIQFVTRIKSIV; this comes from the coding sequence ATGGGGAGTGGAATCGTTCGAAAGAGTTTCGTTTATTTTATTGGTAATTTGTCATCTAAATTTATTTCTGTCTTATTAATTCCTATATATGCTTTTTCTGTTACCGCTGAAGAGTTAGGGCGTTTCGACTATAGTCTCACACTTGCTAACTTAGTAACTCCATTTATGTTTTTTGCCATTTGGGAAGCTATATTAAAGTTCATATTGTCTAAAGAAAATGATAGGGAAAGAATAATCTATTTATCAACATCATTATGTTTTTCCTTGGTCGTTTCTGGTTTGATCTTATTAGGTTTAATGCTGCTATTCTTTTTAGATGCTAGGGATTTTAAAGAAATATCATATATAGCTTTAATCATTATTTCAACTGGCCTAGCCCAGATTTGGCAATACTATGCAAGATCTATGTCTAGGGATTTAGTGTATGTATATTCAGGTGTAATTAGCGCAATAATTAACTTAACTCTTACATTAATTCTGTTAATAGGACTACATTGGGGAGTAGACGCCTTGTATATATCATTTATAGTCAGTCAACTGAGTATAATGATAATAATAGAATTTAAAATGGGAACTTTAATCAAACTAAAACGAGAATATATTAAAATAACGGAACTAAAGAAAATGCTTGTTTATTCAATACCTATGATGCTTAATCTATCAGTAATGTGGTTCTTTTTAGGCTTCGGTAAGTACATTATAGTAAACAACATAAGTCCAAGTGTCAATGGATTGTATGCCTTTGCTAATAGGTTAGCTTTTATGATAGGCGTAGTAGGGTCTGTCATAAATATGGCTGTTATTGAAAACGCAATTACTTCTGTTAATGATAAAAAATTTGGTGAAAATTTCTCTAAGACCATCGGGAATTTGTTCGCACTTTTTCAAAGCGCTATTTTGTTTTTTCTGCCGATTTCTTATTTATTCTATTATTTTATTCGGAATACACCATATTTCGATTCTTTTGAATATATCCCATGGTTACTTATATATATAATAACAATGACAATGTCAAGTAATATAGGATCTGCTCTTCAAGCAGTTAACAAAACAAAGTATATTTTTACAACAACGATTGCAGGTGCGATTGTCACCATTTTAATTTCTTACTTGTGTATTAATTTTTTGGGAATATACGCTATCCTTATTGGTCAATTGCTAGGAGCATTTACTATGATGATATCAAGATATTTTTTAGTGAAGAAGTTTTTGATGTTTCAAGTTAAATGGTTACCAGTGAATTTGTTGTTTTGTTTATTTGTTTTTAATTCGTTCGTTTTCATAAATTTATCTTTCTTGTATACATTCTTCATTTCTTTATTCAGTTTAATATTTTTGGTTATATATAACAAAAGACATATAATTCAATTTGTAACTAGAATAAAAAGTATTGTCTAA
- a CDS encoding glycosyltransferase encodes MPVKKVMLEGNIIMSAPFVSVIMSVYNTKLEFLKESIQSILNQSYGFFEFIIIDDASTTTEIENTIRGYGDKRIIFVKNQSNYGLTKSLNIAIDISKGQYIARMDADDISLNTRLEKQVRFMEGNQDIGVVGANAFCFGEYESKTKWPETHEQIHARMLLENPMVHSSVMIRASLLKRFSYDESHRAAQDYELWSRLIWKSRFQNISEPLLKYRVHKNQVTKVSKNSQCSSANYARLNMLSKLIDIDDETSFLFLQSCSSIPSSSIEEINEIRSLYLKLIEVNKQKRIFNSEELRYILSRNFDRILYVYARDTDRMYRLRDMKGLGGKSSMFTIKKYLAPIYPVLRIFFKR; translated from the coding sequence ATGCCAGTAAAAAAAGTCATGTTAGAAGGTAATATTATTATGAGTGCTCCTTTTGTATCAGTGATAATGTCAGTATATAATACAAAACTAGAGTTTCTGAAAGAATCAATACAGAGTATTTTAAACCAATCTTATGGTTTTTTTGAATTTATAATTATTGATGATGCATCTACTACTACAGAAATAGAGAATACTATAAGAGGTTATGGTGATAAAAGAATAATTTTTGTGAAGAATCAGAGCAATTATGGATTAACCAAAAGTTTGAATATTGCTATTGATATTTCAAAAGGACAATATATTGCAAGAATGGACGCAGATGATATCTCGTTAAATACTCGATTGGAGAAACAAGTGAGGTTTATGGAGGGGAACCAAGACATTGGGGTAGTGGGGGCGAATGCTTTTTGTTTCGGGGAATATGAATCGAAAACAAAATGGCCTGAAACTCACGAACAAATTCATGCTAGGATGTTGCTGGAAAACCCAATGGTCCATTCATCTGTTATGATTCGAGCCTCGTTGTTAAAACGGTTTAGTTATGACGAAAGTCACAGAGCGGCGCAAGATTATGAGTTGTGGTCAAGGTTGATCTGGAAATCTAGGTTTCAAAATATTAGTGAGCCGCTACTTAAATATCGAGTTCATAAAAACCAAGTTACAAAAGTAAGTAAAAATAGTCAGTGTTCTTCTGCGAATTATGCAAGGTTAAATATGTTAAGTAAGTTGATAGATATTGACGATGAGACTTCTTTCTTGTTTCTCCAAAGCTGCTCAAGTATACCATCTTCAAGTATCGAAGAGATCAATGAGATAAGATCTCTGTATCTTAAACTTATTGAAGTAAACAAACAAAAAAGGATTTTTAACTCAGAAGAGTTAAGATATATTCTTTCTAGAAATTTTGATAGGATTCTTTATGTTTACGCGAGAGATACTGATAGAATGTATAGGTTACGTGATATGAAAGGATTAGGGGGGAAGTCAAGTATGTTTACTATAAAAAAATATTTGGCTCCAATATACCCTGTATTGAGAATATTTTTTAAAAGGTAA
- a CDS encoding glycosyltransferase: protein MYKVLIVTFSMGIGGLENIIMGYFRNIDRNKFHIDFLINKNFEESDYIKEIKLSGSNVYYIDTPGKMGPFKYVDELTNIISNNGPYIAVHSNTEYHGGLVCLAAKRAGVANRICHSHTTNVSRKYNQLLMPVYRTLIKMFATKKLACGVEAGNFLFKNNFQILPNAIEVDKYLNVESNNLEKLRDSLEIDKNSTLIGHVGRFSVEKNHVFLIELMVELLKISANIYLILIGDGQLRSEIEQYAKKKKVYQNIKFVGFRNNVNEYLHIMDLILLPSFYEGLPVSIIEGQACGVKCLVSSKVSREVDLNLNLVKFLSINDKKEWIDQIIVAQKIVVEKELIKKTFTEKLYDIKSSVKMLESIYAKKSQEDS, encoded by the coding sequence ATGTATAAGGTGCTTATTGTAACTTTTTCCATGGGAATAGGTGGGCTGGAAAATATAATAATGGGCTACTTTAGAAACATTGATCGAAATAAATTTCATATTGATTTTTTAATTAATAAAAATTTTGAGGAAAGTGACTATATAAAAGAGATTAAGCTAAGCGGATCAAATGTATATTATATTGACACTCCTGGTAAAATGGGTCCTTTTAAATACGTTGATGAATTAACAAATATTATCTCAAATAATGGGCCTTATATTGCTGTGCATTCGAATACAGAATATCATGGCGGATTAGTATGTCTTGCAGCAAAACGAGCAGGGGTTGCAAACAGGATATGTCATTCACATACTACCAATGTGAGTCGAAAGTATAATCAACTTTTAATGCCTGTTTATAGGACTTTGATTAAAATGTTCGCAACAAAAAAACTCGCGTGTGGCGTTGAGGCAGGTAATTTTCTATTTAAAAACAACTTTCAAATATTACCTAATGCAATTGAAGTTGATAAATATCTTAATGTTGAATCTAACAATTTAGAGAAACTGCGTGATAGTTTGGAAATAGATAAAAATAGTACTTTAATAGGTCATGTTGGGAGATTTAGTGTAGAAAAAAATCATGTTTTTTTGATAGAATTAATGGTCGAATTGTTAAAGATTTCTGCTAATATCTATTTGATATTAATAGGAGATGGGCAACTTAGAAGCGAAATTGAACAATATGCAAAAAAGAAGAAAGTATATCAAAATATAAAGTTTGTAGGGTTTAGAAATAATGTTAATGAATATTTACATATAATGGATTTAATATTATTACCCTCATTTTATGAAGGGTTACCTGTTTCGATTATTGAAGGTCAAGCTTGTGGGGTGAAATGTCTGGTCTCTAGTAAGGTATCCCGAGAAGTGGATTTGAATTTAAATCTAGTCAAGTTTCTAAGTATTAATGATAAAAAGGAGTGGATTGACCAGATTATTGTGGCACAAAAGATTGTAGTAGAAAAAGAATTAATCAAAAAAACCTTCACTGAGAAATTATATGATATTAAATCTAGTGTAAAAATGTTGGAGTCAATTTATGCGAAAAAAAGTCAAGAGGATAGCTGA
- the galU gene encoding UTP--glucose-1-phosphate uridylyltransferase GalU, with amino-acid sequence MLVRKAIIPAAGLGTRFLPATKAQPKEMLPIVDKPTLQYIIEEAVDSGIEEILVITGRNKKSIEDHFDKSVELELELESKGKLDLLEEVRKISNMVNIHYIRQKEPRGLGHAIHCAKSFIGQEPFAVLLGDDIVYSDKPCLKQMIEVYEEYKTTVLGVQEVPLQDVSKYGVVEGKHIEDRVYKVRNLIEKPQVEEAPSNIAILGRYIINPAIFEILEHTAPGKGDEIQLTDALRELAQKEAMYAYKFEGQRYDVGDKQGFLQATVEFALRRGDLRDEFLNYLLALTDKERNRIG; translated from the coding sequence ATGCTAGTCCGCAAAGCCATCATCCCGGCCGCTGGTCTGGGCACGCGCTTTTTGCCTGCGACCAAGGCGCAGCCGAAGGAAATGCTGCCGATCGTAGATAAGCCTACGCTGCAATACATTATTGAGGAAGCGGTGGATTCCGGAATCGAGGAGATTCTGGTCATTACCGGCAGGAACAAGAAGTCGATCGAGGATCACTTTGATAAGTCCGTGGAGCTGGAACTGGAGCTGGAGTCCAAGGGCAAGCTGGATCTGCTCGAGGAGGTTCGCAAAATCTCCAATATGGTGAACATTCACTATATCCGACAGAAGGAGCCGCGCGGCCTGGGGCATGCGATCCATTGCGCCAAGAGCTTCATCGGGCAGGAGCCGTTCGCGGTGCTGCTCGGCGATGATATTGTCTACTCGGACAAGCCCTGCCTCAAGCAGATGATCGAGGTGTACGAGGAGTACAAGACGACGGTGCTCGGTGTGCAGGAGGTGCCGCTACAGGATGTGAGCAAGTATGGCGTGGTGGAAGGCAAGCATATTGAGGATCGGGTGTATAAAGTAAGGAATCTGATCGAGAAGCCGCAGGTGGAGGAGGCCCCGTCGAATATTGCGATTCTGGGTCGCTATATCATCAATCCCGCGATCTTTGAGATTCTGGAGCATACAGCACCCGGCAAGGGGGATGAGATCCAGCTTACGGATGCGCTCAGGGAGCTGGCGCAGAAGGAAGCGATGTACGCGTATAAATTTGAGGGACAGCGCTACGATGTAGGGGACAAGCAAGGCTTCCTGCAGGCTACAGTGGAGTTCGCGCTGCGCCGCGGAGACTTGCGAGATGAATTTTTGAATTATCTGCTCGCATTGACAGATAAGGAACGGAATCGGATTGGGTAA
- a CDS encoding GDP-mannose 4,6-dehydratase produces the protein MALTNNEIDEVYLVTGAAGFIGYYLSASLLKQGKQVVGIDNLNDYYDPKLKMERLRLLESHERFVFVKMDIADQLAVVHLFDKYKPDIVINLAAQAGVRYSLENPDAYIQSNIIGFYNILEACKRHKIKHLLYASSSSVYGANKKVPFDESDHVDQPVSLYAATKKSNELIAHTYSHLYGIPSTGLRFFTVYGPMGRPDMAYFDFANRHFAGEPIHIYNNGDFENDLYRDFTYIDDIIKGIEKLIVKPPMAEPPHKVYNIGNNSPEKLMTFIETLEKSLSVALDKPVSFNKVYESMKPGDVPATYASTELLQQAIGFKPETQIEVGLQHFANWYVEYYQLKRADKPMPS, from the coding sequence ATGGCTCTAACAAATAATGAAATCGATGAGGTGTATCTTGTTACCGGAGCTGCGGGCTTTATTGGTTATTATCTCTCAGCCAGCTTGCTCAAACAGGGAAAGCAAGTAGTTGGTATCGATAATTTGAATGACTACTACGATCCAAAGTTGAAGATGGAGCGGTTACGGTTACTGGAGTCTCATGAGAGATTTGTATTTGTCAAGATGGATATTGCTGATCAACTGGCAGTGGTACATCTTTTTGATAAATATAAGCCTGATATTGTTATTAATTTGGCGGCGCAGGCGGGTGTCCGATATTCGCTTGAAAATCCGGATGCGTATATTCAAAGTAATATTATTGGCTTTTACAATATTTTAGAAGCATGCAAAAGACATAAGATCAAGCATCTACTATACGCATCTTCGAGTTCGGTGTATGGAGCAAATAAAAAAGTACCATTTGATGAATCGGATCACGTGGATCAGCCTGTCTCGTTGTACGCAGCTACGAAAAAATCAAATGAGTTAATAGCTCATACTTACAGCCACCTGTATGGAATACCGTCTACAGGGCTACGCTTTTTTACAGTATACGGTCCAATGGGACGACCCGATATGGCTTATTTTGATTTTGCAAATAGACATTTTGCTGGAGAACCGATCCACATCTATAATAATGGCGACTTCGAGAATGATTTGTATCGTGACTTTACATACATCGATGACATTATTAAGGGGATTGAAAAGCTGATTGTAAAGCCTCCAATGGCAGAGCCACCCCATAAGGTTTATAATATTGGAAATAACTCTCCGGAAAAATTGATGACATTTATAGAGACATTAGAGAAAAGTTTGAGTGTCGCATTAGACAAGCCCGTTTCGTTTAACAAAGTCTATGAATCGATGAAACCAGGTGATGTGCCTGCGACCTATGCATCTACAGAGTTGCTTCAGCAAGCAATTGGTTTCAAACCGGAAACGCAGATTGAAGTTGGACTGCAACATTTTGCTAACTGGTATGTTGAATACTATCAGCTTAAAAGGGCAGACAAGCCTATGCCATCATAA
- a CDS encoding UDP-glucose dehydrogenase family protein: MYKIAVAGTGYVGLVAGVCFAEKGHQVTCVDIDENKVSLLKNGTSPIYEADLEELMRRNYSSGRIDYTTDYRFAYKDADAIFIGVGTPEQPDGSANLSYIATVARQIAETVEKDCLVVVKSTVPVGTNDKVEQFIHDFLKHDVRIEVASNPEFLAQGSAVHDTLHADRIIIGTESKWAEELLTRIYEPFQIPIVSVNRRSAEMIKYASNDFLALKISYMNDIANLCELVGADIQDVAQGMGFDPRIGNKFLNAGIGFGGSCFPKDTKALEYLARQHGYELRTVKSAIEVNKDQKTMLFKKASKRLITFNGLKVAVLGLTFKPGTDDLREAASLENIPLFLEQGAHVYAFDPVGAPNFAKLYPEGANDQGTIHYVQHIEEALDNANVCFILTEWEAIRSMKPEDYKRLMRTPLVYDGRNLYSVEDMGLVGVEYHSIGRISSTRKNIRS, from the coding sequence ATGTACAAAATAGCAGTGGCAGGAACAGGCTATGTGGGCTTAGTTGCTGGTGTTTGTTTTGCTGAGAAGGGTCATCAGGTAACATGTGTGGACATAGATGAAAACAAGGTAAGTCTATTGAAGAATGGTACCTCGCCTATCTATGAAGCTGATTTAGAAGAACTGATGCGTAGAAACTACTCTAGTGGTCGTATAGATTATACTACTGACTATCGTTTCGCTTATAAGGATGCTGACGCTATTTTCATAGGTGTCGGCACGCCAGAGCAGCCAGATGGATCAGCAAATCTCTCTTACATTGCTACAGTTGCTAGACAAATCGCGGAGACGGTGGAGAAGGATTGTCTAGTTGTAGTGAAATCGACGGTTCCTGTTGGGACGAATGATAAGGTTGAACAGTTTATACATGATTTTTTGAAACATGATGTTCGAATCGAAGTGGCTTCAAATCCAGAATTTCTTGCGCAGGGTTCCGCTGTACATGATACACTGCATGCAGACCGAATTATTATTGGCACAGAAAGCAAATGGGCGGAAGAACTACTCACACGTATTTATGAACCATTTCAAATTCCCATTGTATCCGTTAATCGTCGTTCTGCAGAAATGATAAAATATGCTTCCAATGATTTTCTAGCTTTAAAAATATCCTATATGAATGATATCGCCAATTTGTGCGAGCTTGTAGGAGCAGATATTCAGGATGTGGCCCAAGGGATGGGATTCGACCCGCGAATTGGTAATAAGTTTCTGAACGCTGGTATTGGTTTTGGTGGCTCCTGTTTCCCTAAGGACACGAAGGCGCTTGAATATCTTGCAAGACAACACGGATATGAACTCAGAACTGTTAAGTCGGCGATTGAAGTCAATAAAGACCAGAAGACTATGCTGTTTAAGAAGGCTAGTAAGCGATTGATTACTTTTAATGGTCTTAAGGTAGCAGTTCTCGGATTGACCTTTAAACCTGGGACGGATGATTTAAGAGAAGCAGCTTCACTGGAGAACATTCCATTGTTTCTAGAACAAGGGGCACATGTGTATGCTTTTGATCCTGTTGGGGCTCCCAACTTTGCAAAGTTGTATCCTGAGGGTGCCAATGACCAAGGGACTATTCATTATGTGCAACACATTGAAGAGGCATTAGACAATGCCAATGTATGTTTCATATTAACTGAATGGGAAGCAATCCGGTCGATGAAACCAGAAGACTATAAACGACTCATGCGTACACCGTTGGTCTACGATGGGCGAAATCTTTATTCTGTGGAAGATATGGGTTTGGTGGGGGTAGAATATCATTCTATTGGTCGCATCTCCTCTACAAGGAAAAACATAAGGAGTTGA
- the wzy gene encoding O-antigen polysaccharide polymerase Wzy codes for MNRKNGIRLKDVLILVLLIFLSLLTENTHNTIKLFGWLNIILFAYYTVSIKGKHSFLSIYFIFLFFSVFFHFGQIFTNSLGLGSLISESIISANVLQDRSLNTVVHSIKFCTLSIFLFNMGAQYIFNTRYKDEEVDETILLEREKSGLKVSRITGLIVLIISSYFIYKFDSAYIIQGMTNGYIGIRQLDVNYGITDDMARLFKVGMILLIIGYKDKKSIFVILVLSNISYSLLKVAVTGLRGYEIIYLVILVYIYYKVYKNLSLAKLSLLLTSGIVLLTLSSLTVLYRESTRSFNLSNVWDFLINRNPIISSINEFGSTLITTQLFIDFVPQTIDYGYGKSYVYSLVTLLPNINGFLNDIVQSAYPNVILARHFPGIGGSFIGELYYNFGDFGVFVSAFIGGAIALLSLAAEKALKRKEFFKFGLYAIAFNTILWTVRDSLSTIPRNLMFALLVPVVIKVFIDASKKSHVRR; via the coding sequence ATGAATAGAAAAAATGGTATTCGTTTGAAAGATGTCTTGATTTTGGTTTTATTAATATTTCTGTCATTATTAACAGAAAATACTCACAATACAATTAAGCTGTTTGGATGGCTCAATATAATTCTATTTGCATATTATACAGTCAGTATTAAAGGGAAACATAGCTTTCTATCTATTTACTTTATCTTCTTATTTTTTTCAGTTTTTTTTCATTTTGGTCAAATATTTACGAATTCACTTGGTTTAGGTTCTTTAATTAGTGAAAGTATTATTAGTGCAAATGTGTTACAGGATCGTTCCTTAAACACTGTTGTTCATAGTATTAAATTTTGCACATTATCTATTTTTTTATTTAATATGGGTGCTCAATACATTTTTAATACCAGATATAAAGACGAAGAAGTTGACGAAACTATCTTACTAGAGCGTGAGAAGTCGGGGTTAAAAGTAAGTAGGATTACAGGTCTTATTGTTTTAATAATATCATCTTATTTTATTTATAAATTTGATTCAGCATATATCATCCAGGGTATGACTAATGGATATATCGGAATTCGCCAGTTAGATGTGAATTATGGCATCACTGATGACATGGCGAGACTTTTCAAGGTAGGGATGATACTGCTTATCATTGGTTATAAAGACAAAAAATCTATTTTTGTTATTCTTGTATTATCTAATATATCTTACAGCTTATTGAAAGTGGCTGTGACTGGATTAAGAGGATACGAAATTATTTATCTTGTAATTTTAGTTTATATATATTATAAGGTTTATAAGAATTTATCTTTAGCTAAATTGTCATTACTATTAACTTCAGGTATAGTTTTACTTACACTATCATCATTAACTGTATTATATAGGGAATCTACTCGATCATTTAATTTATCGAATGTATGGGACTTTCTGATTAATAGAAACCCAATTATTTCATCAATAAATGAATTTGGAAGTACACTCATTACTACACAACTTTTTATTGATTTTGTCCCCCAAACGATAGATTATGGATATGGAAAAAGCTATGTATATTCACTAGTAACTCTATTACCTAATATAAATGGGTTTCTTAATGACATCGTACAGTCTGCCTATCCTAATGTCATCTTAGCTAGACATTTTCCGGGTATAGGCGGAAGTTTCATTGGGGAATTATATTATAACTTTGGTGATTTCGGAGTTTTTGTATCAGCTTTTATTGGAGGAGCAATCGCACTGTTATCATTAGCGGCAGAAAAAGCCTTGAAAAGAAAAGAATTTTTCAAATTTGGGCTGTACGCAATAGCTTTCAATACTATTTTATGGACTGTAAGAGATTCCCTCTCCACTATCCCGCGTAATTTAATGTTCGCATTATTAGTGCCTGTCGTAATTAAAGTATTTATCGATGCCAGTAAAAAAAGTCATGTTAGAAGGTAA
- a CDS encoding serine O-acetyltransferase — protein MQNLTKVISADFHRHYQKKISLVMFFKEYFLNLSFRVVVRYRLQKYMWESKFRLFKIISVIIRNGNIKKYGVEIGLNSKIGSGIVFHHLNGIVIGDNVVIGENTNLYQQVTLGLKNGAYPTIGDNVIIYAGAKIVGGVLIGENAVIGANSFISRNVESNAVAYGFNKIKHS, from the coding sequence TTGCAAAATTTAACGAAGGTCATTTCTGCAGATTTCCACCGACATTATCAAAAAAAAATCAGCTTAGTAATGTTTTTTAAAGAATATTTTTTGAATTTATCTTTTAGAGTAGTAGTGAGATATAGATTACAAAAGTATATGTGGGAAAGTAAGTTTAGATTATTTAAAATAATCTCTGTAATAATAAGGAATGGGAATATAAAAAAGTATGGTGTTGAAATTGGATTAAACAGTAAAATAGGCTCGGGTATCGTTTTTCATCATCTCAATGGGATCGTTATAGGAGACAATGTAGTTATAGGTGAGAATACAAATTTATATCAGCAGGTTACTTTAGGATTAAAGAACGGGGCATATCCTACTATTGGTGATAACGTAATTATTTATGCTGGCGCAAAGATTGTCGGGGGGGTTTTAATTGGAGAGAATGCGGTGATAGGTGCCAACTCCTTCATTAGTAGAAATGTTGAATCCAATGCGGTGGCCTATGGATTCAATAAAATCAAGCACTCTTAA
- the galE gene encoding UDP-glucose 4-epimerase GalE, whose protein sequence is MNILVTGGTGYIGAHTCVSLLEAGHKVIVLDNFINSKKDIVGKIEYITNKKIQFHEVDVTDELMIDKIFSNYDLDAVIHFAGLKAVGESVIDPLKYYYNNILSTLNIAKACGKYGVFNLIFSSSATVYGENTVPFVENMELLPPINPYGYTKMMSERILMDISNSNPNFSVSILRYFNPVGAHKSGLIGELPKGNPNNIMPIITKVAKGLYDKLKIFGNDYPTNDGTAVRDYIHVVDLAEGHVAAIERLKRGTHIYNLGTGQGTSVLELVHTFERVNGVKICCEIVERRPGDIAVCYADVSKAANELGWKTKLTISDMVKDAWYFENKI, encoded by the coding sequence ATTAATATTCTAGTTACTGGAGGTACAGGATACATAGGAGCACATACCTGTGTAAGCTTACTCGAGGCAGGTCACAAGGTTATTGTTTTAGATAATTTTATCAATAGCAAAAAGGATATAGTAGGAAAAATTGAATACATTACAAATAAAAAAATTCAATTTCATGAAGTTGATGTTACTGATGAATTAATGATAGATAAAATATTTTCTAATTATGATTTAGACGCAGTGATTCACTTTGCAGGCTTAAAAGCAGTAGGAGAATCTGTTATTGATCCTTTGAAATATTATTATAATAATATTCTTAGTACCTTGAATATAGCTAAAGCATGTGGAAAATATGGAGTATTTAATTTAATATTTAGCTCATCGGCCACTGTTTATGGTGAAAATACAGTACCATTCGTTGAAAATATGGAATTATTACCACCTATTAATCCATATGGCTACACCAAGATGATGAGCGAGCGAATTTTAATGGATATTTCTAATTCAAATCCTAATTTTTCTGTTTCTATATTAAGATACTTTAACCCAGTAGGGGCTCATAAAAGTGGACTAATAGGAGAACTTCCTAAAGGTAATCCTAATAATATTATGCCAATTATTACAAAAGTAGCAAAAGGTCTGTATGATAAATTAAAGATTTTCGGTAATGATTACCCTACAAATGACGGAACGGCGGTTCGAGATTATATTCATGTAGTAGATTTAGCCGAAGGACATGTTGCAGCAATTGAAAGATTAAAGAGAGGAACTCATATATATAATCTTGGAACGGGTCAAGGAACTTCCGTATTAGAATTAGTACATACTTTTGAAAGAGTTAATGGTGTTAAGATTTGTTGTGAAATAGTGGAAAGAAGGCCGGGAGACATTGCAGTTTGCTATGCGGATGTATCTAAAGCAGCGAATGAACTTGGCTGGAAAACAAAGCTAACAATTAGCGATATGGTAAAAGATGCGTGGTACTTTGAAAATAAAATTTAA